From a single Labrenzia sp. PHM005 genomic region:
- a CDS encoding MerR family DNA-binding transcriptional regulator, with amino-acid sequence MQRYFTITQLTQEFDITTRTLRFYEAQGLVTPQRRGRQRLYTPGDRTRIKLILRGKRLGFSLAEVKELIGMYGSAPGEAGQLRLLMEKISARRDELLEKQRDIELTLLELEEVEAGALARMEELSPVPSEESP; translated from the coding sequence ATGCAGCGTTATTTTACCATTACCCAGCTTACGCAGGAGTTTGACATCACCACCAGGACGCTTCGGTTTTACGAGGCGCAAGGCTTGGTGACACCCCAGCGGCGTGGGCGTCAACGGCTCTATACGCCGGGTGACCGGACCCGCATCAAACTGATTCTGCGCGGCAAACGGCTTGGCTTTTCTTTGGCCGAGGTCAAGGAATTGATCGGCATGTACGGCAGCGCGCCCGGAGAAGCCGGGCAGTTGCGCTTGCTGATGGAAAAGATCTCTGCACGCCGGGATGAGCTTTTGGAAAAACAGCGGGACATTGAATTGACTTTGCTGGAACTGGAAGAAGTGGAAGCCGGTGCGCTCGCGCGGATGGAAGAACTCAGCCCTGTGCCCAGTGAGGAGAGCCCTTGA
- a CDS encoding TAXI family TRAP transporter solute-binding subunit: MKSGLLKLAISLSLSLAAVHAQAETRITYKSAKSTSSYYQMGVQISEAVKEGSGGDIIVTVEESQGSVQNVMEARARGGDYVFTTPPVLVKLAQGGKAMFEGKGSPKFDEIRALFPIPSLTMHFVMSDKSGVTDFAGMEGKTILIGKGSFGAREGEKYLKLFGLEGKVDLAEVELSNAVAALKNGQIDGFVTAGSWPAPNVIEAAASTGVTVITLSDEQIMKSKRAKLVIPAGTYAGQDADITTTSLPVAAFTTTAMSDDAAYALTKTFWEQKAKMGEGAAWWNGVDQGLMENITGKIHPGAIRYYKEAGFELTGAQQ, encoded by the coding sequence ATGAAATCCGGTCTTTTGAAACTGGCTATAAGCCTGTCTTTGTCGCTTGCAGCCGTTCATGCACAGGCGGAAACACGCATCACCTACAAGTCTGCGAAATCAACTTCGTCCTACTATCAGATGGGCGTGCAGATTTCCGAGGCGGTCAAGGAAGGCAGCGGCGGCGATATCATCGTGACCGTCGAAGAAAGCCAGGGCTCTGTTCAAAACGTCATGGAAGCCCGCGCTCGTGGCGGCGACTACGTCTTCACAACACCACCGGTGCTGGTGAAGCTCGCCCAGGGCGGCAAGGCCATGTTTGAAGGCAAGGGCTCGCCGAAATTTGATGAGATTCGGGCGCTTTTTCCGATTCCCTCACTGACCATGCATTTTGTCATGTCGGACAAGAGTGGCGTCACTGATTTTGCCGGCATGGAAGGCAAAACGATCCTGATCGGCAAAGGCTCGTTTGGTGCGCGTGAAGGCGAAAAATACCTGAAGCTCTTTGGTCTGGAAGGCAAGGTCGATCTGGCTGAGGTCGAGCTCTCCAATGCGGTTGCAGCTTTGAAGAACGGTCAGATCGACGGCTTTGTCACCGCAGGCTCCTGGCCGGCGCCGAACGTCATTGAAGCTGCGGCCTCTACGGGCGTGACCGTGATTACGCTTTCCGATGAGCAGATCATGAAATCCAAGCGGGCCAAGCTCGTCATTCCAGCGGGCACTTATGCCGGTCAGGATGCCGACATCACCACAACGTCTTTGCCGGTCGCAGCCTTTACAACCACGGCCATGAGCGATGATGCAGCCTATGCCTTGACCAAAACCTTCTGGGAGCAGAAGGCGAAAATGGGTGAGGGCGCTGCCTGGTGGAACGGTGTGGACCAAGGCTTGATGGAAAACATCACCGGTAAGATCCATCCGGGCGCCATCCGCTACTACAAAGAAGCCGGTTTTGAACTGACCGGCGCTCAGCAGTAA
- a CDS encoding PaaI family thioesterase: protein MDLTPRSEDWEQRVRKSFKAQGFMTYLGAEISHLAPGAVDLELKLKPELTQQHGFFHAGATSAIADSAAGYAALSLFADGVGVLTTEYKVNLLNPAAQDILVARGRVIKPGRTLTIARADVYGLGDTEQVHVATGLFTLMSVSGVKD from the coding sequence ATGGATTTGACACCGAGATCTGAGGATTGGGAGCAGCGGGTCCGCAAGAGTTTCAAGGCTCAGGGGTTCATGACCTATTTGGGGGCTGAGATATCCCATCTTGCGCCGGGTGCCGTTGATCTGGAACTCAAGCTGAAACCGGAACTTACTCAGCAGCACGGCTTTTTCCATGCCGGAGCGACGTCGGCCATTGCCGACAGCGCCGCCGGATATGCCGCGCTCAGCCTGTTTGCCGACGGTGTTGGCGTTCTGACAACCGAATACAAGGTGAACCTGCTCAATCCGGCCGCGCAAGATATCCTTGTGGCTCGCGGGCGGGTAATCAAACCAGGGCGGACCCTGACCATTGCCCGCGCGGATGTTTATGGGCTCGGAGACACCGAGCAAGTGCATGTCGCAACGGGCCTGTTCACGCTGATGAGCGTTTCCGGGGTGAAGGATTAA
- a CDS encoding VOC family protein produces the protein MAERPEINGILETSVYVDDMDIAHDFYGGILGLKRMVAGDRLFAYDAGPEQTLLVFFRGHTGADVPTPGGVVPGHDTSGSGHFAFKIKPETLDPWRAYLRENQIDIISEVDWPAGGTSLYFKDPDGNILELAAAPLWPNYLS, from the coding sequence GTGGCCGAACGTCCAGAAATCAATGGTATTTTAGAAACCTCGGTTTATGTCGACGACATGGACATCGCCCATGATTTTTACGGCGGGATCCTGGGGCTTAAACGCATGGTCGCGGGCGATAGGCTCTTTGCTTATGACGCTGGACCGGAACAGACCTTGTTGGTGTTTTTTCGCGGACACACGGGCGCGGATGTTCCAACCCCTGGCGGTGTTGTGCCGGGACATGATACCAGCGGATCTGGCCATTTTGCCTTCAAAATCAAACCGGAGACGCTCGATCCTTGGCGGGCTTATCTTAGAGAAAACCAGATAGACATTATCAGCGAAGTGGATTGGCCCGCCGGTGGCACAAGCCTTTATTTCAAGGATCCGGATGGCAATATTTTGGAGCTGGCCGCAGCACCACTCTGGCCGAATTATCTATCCTGA
- a CDS encoding GntP family permease has product MDLLAILVALGLLMFLAFKGVTILIVAPLMALLAAIISGALPPLAAYTQIFMSNTGDFIIDFFPLFLLGAVFGKLMDDSGCAESIAKGVIAWLGPERAILAVVLCCAVLTFGGVSLFVVAFAVYPIAASLYRDADIPKRLIPGTIALGAFTFTMSALPGSPAIQNAIPMPFFGTTSFAAPGLGVITAALMFGLGMVWLNRRHAQAIATGEGYGTHEDSIVKPTVVMREQAQAEGFDIAEIDVKDQVKDTAPSGLPSFALAIAPVVVVVAVNMAFIQFIVPLLQVDFLSLPLFGETNLEAVRGLWAVIIALTLASLFVIGTNWGRLSDLKASLNKGADASVLPIFATASLVGFGAVVAALPGFQTVTEALIGLGSTDPLIAVAVSVAILSGLTGSASGGMSIALDALGGTFVDMAKATGTSLEAMHRITSVASGAMDALPHNGAVITVLGICQLGHKEAYFDVFMVAVVIPMISLIALIILASVFGSF; this is encoded by the coding sequence ATGGACCTTCTTGCCATTCTCGTCGCCCTCGGGCTGTTGATGTTTCTAGCCTTCAAAGGTGTGACGATTTTAATCGTTGCGCCACTGATGGCGCTTTTGGCGGCGATCATTTCAGGGGCATTGCCGCCGCTTGCTGCCTATACTCAGATATTCATGAGCAACACGGGCGATTTCATTATCGACTTCTTCCCATTGTTTCTGCTTGGGGCTGTTTTCGGCAAATTGATGGATGACAGTGGGTGCGCTGAATCCATCGCAAAGGGTGTGATCGCTTGGCTAGGGCCGGAGAGGGCGATCCTTGCCGTGGTTCTGTGCTGCGCCGTACTGACATTTGGAGGTGTTTCCCTGTTCGTTGTGGCCTTCGCGGTTTATCCGATCGCCGCATCGCTTTACCGGGATGCCGATATTCCCAAGCGGCTTATTCCAGGAACCATCGCGCTTGGGGCTTTTACCTTCACAATGTCCGCGCTTCCCGGCAGTCCTGCTATCCAGAACGCAATTCCAATGCCGTTTTTCGGGACTACATCGTTCGCAGCGCCTGGACTGGGTGTCATCACCGCTGCACTGATGTTTGGATTAGGGATGGTTTGGCTAAACCGCCGCCACGCCCAAGCTATCGCAACTGGGGAGGGGTACGGCACTCATGAAGACAGCATTGTCAAACCAACCGTCGTGATGCGGGAGCAAGCCCAGGCGGAAGGGTTTGATATTGCTGAGATTGATGTCAAAGATCAGGTGAAAGATACCGCCCCGTCTGGCTTGCCTTCGTTTGCACTCGCCATCGCGCCGGTGGTGGTCGTGGTGGCCGTCAATATGGCGTTTATTCAGTTCATTGTTCCTTTGCTCCAGGTCGATTTCCTATCGCTGCCCTTGTTTGGAGAAACCAATCTAGAGGCAGTTCGCGGGCTTTGGGCGGTTATCATCGCTTTAACGTTGGCGAGCCTCTTTGTCATTGGCACCAATTGGGGACGGCTGAGTGATTTAAAAGCAAGCCTGAACAAAGGCGCGGACGCGTCTGTCTTGCCGATTTTTGCAACGGCGAGCCTTGTTGGATTTGGTGCGGTTGTCGCAGCCTTGCCAGGGTTTCAAACCGTCACGGAAGCTCTCATTGGGCTCGGTTCTACCGACCCGCTCATTGCAGTGGCAGTGTCCGTAGCAATTCTTTCAGGATTGACCGGCTCTGCATCCGGCGGCATGAGCATTGCGCTCGATGCGCTGGGCGGAACCTTTGTCGACATGGCCAAAGCGACAGGGACGTCGCTGGAAGCGATGCACCGGATCACATCGGTCGCTTCCGGGGCGATGGATGCGTTGCCCCACAACGGAGCGGTGATTACCGTCCTCGGGATTTGCCAGCTTGGGCATAAAGAAGCTTATTTTGATGTCTTCATGGTTGCGGTGGTCATCCCGATGATTTCCTTGATAGCCCTGATCATATTGGCAAGTGTTTTCGGCAGTTTTTGA
- a CDS encoding patatin-like phospholipase family protein, which translates to MKKQIDIALQGGGAHGAFTWGVLDRLLEEPDLEIAGISGTSAGAMNAVALAQGLCEGSAERARELLSDYWLAISDAARYSPIQRTVLDRLWGRWSLEYSPSFILSQHFSRSFSPYQYNPMDINPLKDIVEDIFDFDLINRSETPRLFLSATNVRTGRPKVFRQPDLSAEAVMASACLPFMFQAVEIDGEAYWDGGYMGNPPLFPLIDETNARDVVLIQINPFYREEVPKTAYEIENRLNEITFNGSLIKELRSIGFLYELIQHEGLEREAYRDARLHMISAEAEMRDLSVSSKLNAERQFLHHLHKLGRTTAETWIDQHWEDVGKRTTWSPRFVFEESLKPAHLPEEEERELDS; encoded by the coding sequence ATGAAGAAACAAATCGACATCGCGTTGCAAGGCGGCGGGGCGCATGGGGCCTTCACTTGGGGGGTGCTTGACCGTTTGCTGGAGGAGCCGGATCTCGAAATCGCCGGGATATCCGGCACAAGCGCTGGGGCTATGAATGCCGTCGCATTGGCGCAAGGGCTGTGTGAGGGCAGTGCGGAGAGAGCCCGGGAACTTCTCAGCGACTACTGGCTGGCGATAAGCGATGCAGCGCGCTACAGCCCGATACAGCGGACTGTTCTTGATCGGTTGTGGGGGCGCTGGAGCCTTGAATACTCCCCAAGTTTCATATTGTCACAACATTTCAGCCGCAGTTTTTCGCCCTACCAGTACAATCCGATGGATATCAATCCGCTCAAGGATATCGTCGAAGATATTTTCGATTTTGATCTAATTAATCGGTCCGAAACTCCGCGTTTGTTTTTGTCAGCGACCAATGTGAGGACCGGCCGGCCAAAGGTTTTCCGCCAACCGGATCTATCTGCCGAAGCTGTGATGGCGTCTGCGTGCTTGCCATTTATGTTCCAGGCGGTCGAGATCGACGGCGAGGCTTATTGGGACGGCGGTTATATGGGGAATCCGCCGCTGTTTCCCTTGATTGACGAGACCAACGCCAGGGATGTGGTCCTCATTCAGATCAATCCGTTTTACCGAGAAGAGGTTCCCAAAACCGCCTATGAGATCGAAAACCGGTTGAATGAAATCACCTTCAACGGCAGTTTGATCAAGGAGTTGCGGTCGATTGGTTTTCTTTACGAACTGATCCAGCACGAAGGCCTGGAGCGGGAGGCGTATCGCGATGCCCGGCTGCATATGATTAGTGCCGAGGCGGAAATGCGCGATCTGAGCGTTTCCAGCAAATTGAACGCAGAACGCCAGTTCCTGCATCATCTTCACAAGCTTGGGCGTACCACGGCTGAAACCTGGATTGATCAGCATTGGGAGGATGTTGGCAAACGAACAACCTGGAGCCCCAGGTTTGTGTTTGAGGAAAGCTTGAAACCGGCCCATTTGCCGGAGGAAGAGGAACGGGAGCTCGACAGCTGA
- the speB gene encoding agmatinase, with the protein MSDPFFQPVSGFDLPRFAGVPTFMRLPHVGLEDPRLAEVQIGLIGAPWDGGTTNRPGPRHGPRQLRDMSTMIRAQNGATGVRPFELANCADLGDVGPNPASVEDSLQRMTAFYDQVLEAGVVPLTAGGDHLCSLPILRSIAKKHGAVGMIHFDSHTDLFDSYFGGTQYTHGTPFRRAVEEGLLDPKRVVQIGIRGTAYDFEDRDFAESVGIRVIVIEEFHRRGVVDVMAEAKEVAGAGPTYVSYDIDFVDPAFAPGTGTPEVGGPNSFQALQVARMLDGIDIVGADLVEVSPPFDQSGGTAFLGVSILFEMLCNMALAFGQS; encoded by the coding sequence GTGTCCGATCCGTTTTTCCAACCTGTATCCGGTTTCGATTTACCGCGTTTTGCCGGCGTGCCGACATTCATGCGCTTGCCGCATGTTGGATTGGAGGACCCAAGGCTGGCGGAGGTTCAGATCGGATTGATCGGCGCGCCTTGGGACGGGGGCACCACCAACCGTCCGGGCCCGCGCCACGGACCGCGGCAGCTGCGCGATATGTCCACCATGATCCGGGCTCAAAATGGGGCAACCGGCGTGCGCCCGTTCGAGCTGGCCAACTGCGCCGACCTTGGGGATGTCGGCCCCAATCCGGCAAGTGTCGAGGATAGCCTGCAGCGGATGACCGCCTTTTATGATCAGGTGCTTGAGGCGGGAGTTGTGCCGCTCACTGCCGGCGGGGATCATCTGTGCTCACTGCCGATCCTGCGGTCAATCGCCAAGAAACACGGGGCCGTCGGCATGATCCATTTCGACAGCCACACGGATCTCTTCGACAGTTATTTTGGTGGCACACAATATACCCATGGCACGCCATTCCGTCGCGCTGTGGAGGAGGGGCTCCTGGACCCCAAACGGGTGGTTCAGATCGGCATCCGGGGAACAGCCTACGATTTTGAGGACCGGGACTTTGCGGAAAGCGTCGGCATCCGGGTGATTGTCATTGAAGAATTCCATCGGCGCGGCGTTGTCGACGTCATGGCCGAAGCGAAGGAAGTCGCCGGGGCGGGACCGACTTACGTCTCCTATGACATCGATTTTGTCGATCCGGCATTTGCACCGGGAACCGGCACACCGGAAGTCGGCGGGCCGAACTCCTTTCAAGCCTTGCAAGTTGCAAGGATGCTGGATGGAATCGATATCGTCGGAGCGGATCTGGTCGAAGTATCGCCGCCGTTTGACCAAAGCGGTGGAACCGCGTTTTTGGGTGTTTCGATCCTGTTTGAAATGCTGTGCAATATGGCACTCGCCTTTGGGCAATCGTGA
- a CDS encoding SDR family NAD(P)-dependent oxidoreductase, whose protein sequence is MTETAALVIGATGGIGKAIVAELEADGHYDQIIALSRRSNPRIDLLDEATIAETADWVEKQDLRIELVLDATGALTLGDKKPEKSLRELEPQALAKSYAINAIGPALLMKHFLPLLPRDGKSVFATLSARVGSISDNKLGGWYSYRASKAALNQLVKTAATELARRKPEAICVALHPGTVRTPLTEGFAKSGLEVQQAEFAALRLLSVVDSLTPKHSGGFFDHLGKPVGW, encoded by the coding sequence ATGACTGAAACGGCGGCACTCGTGATCGGTGCGACGGGTGGAATTGGAAAAGCGATCGTGGCGGAGTTGGAGGCCGACGGTCATTATGACCAGATCATCGCTTTGAGCCGGCGATCTAACCCGAGAATAGATCTGCTGGACGAAGCTACGATCGCTGAGACGGCTGATTGGGTCGAGAAACAGGACCTTCGGATTGAACTGGTGCTAGATGCGACAGGTGCGTTGACGCTGGGTGACAAAAAACCAGAGAAAAGCCTGCGGGAACTGGAACCACAGGCTCTGGCAAAGTCCTATGCCATCAACGCAATTGGCCCGGCGCTTTTGATGAAGCATTTTCTGCCATTGTTGCCCAGGGACGGCAAAAGTGTCTTTGCGACCCTGTCGGCCCGGGTTGGGTCTATTTCGGATAACAAATTGGGTGGCTGGTACAGCTACAGGGCGTCAAAGGCAGCACTCAATCAACTGGTCAAAACCGCTGCAACTGAACTGGCGCGTCGCAAACCGGAAGCCATATGCGTGGCGCTTCATCCAGGCACGGTACGCACGCCGCTCACCGAAGGTTTTGCAAAGTCTGGACTGGAAGTGCAACAGGCGGAGTTTGCGGCTTTGCGGTTGTTGTCGGTCGTTGACAGCCTGACACCAAAGCACTCAGGCGGATTTTTCGATCATCTGGGTAAACCGGTCGGCTGGTAG
- a CDS encoding GNAT family N-acetyltransferase, translating to MSDVKIRPITRDDKAAWWGLWQAYLSFYEQTLTDEISNILFERLLGEEYHDGFVAEQDGKLVGFVHYLFHASTWSLEPTCYLEDLFVDGQIRGGGVGRKLIEAVYAAADESGCSNVYWHTHDHNTTARKLYDRVGKLSNFVRYEKRKWEDTI from the coding sequence ATGAGTGACGTGAAAATCCGGCCGATCACACGAGATGATAAGGCCGCTTGGTGGGGCCTTTGGCAGGCCTATCTTTCTTTCTATGAGCAAACCCTCACGGACGAGATTTCAAACATCTTGTTTGAGCGGCTTCTTGGAGAGGAGTACCACGATGGTTTTGTCGCCGAACAGGACGGCAAGCTCGTCGGTTTTGTCCACTACCTGTTTCACGCCAGCACCTGGTCGCTGGAACCCACCTGTTATCTGGAAGACCTCTTTGTCGATGGCCAGATACGCGGCGGCGGGGTTGGCCGGAAACTGATCGAGGCTGTTTATGCAGCAGCTGATGAGAGTGGCTGCAGCAATGTTTATTGGCACACACATGATCACAACACGACGGCCCGCAAGCTTTATGACCGGGTCGGCAAGTTGAGCAACTTTGTGCGCTACGAAAAGCGCAAATGGGAGGATACGATATGA
- a CDS encoding cupin domain-containing protein has translation MKHTKLPEKPDARSPAGAEIRFIMDGDTGNMIHSTVPPGQVNRATRHKTVSEFWHVLEGQGRIWREKDGVEETVVLEAGVSIDISVGTAFQYRCDSDQPLKFICISMPPWPGDDEADYVEGPWSPSVS, from the coding sequence ATGAAACACACGAAGCTGCCAGAAAAGCCGGACGCCAGATCTCCCGCGGGCGCGGAAATTCGTTTTATCATGGACGGCGACACCGGCAACATGATCCACAGCACGGTCCCGCCTGGGCAGGTCAACAGAGCCACCCGCCACAAGACGGTGAGCGAGTTCTGGCATGTCCTTGAGGGGCAGGGCCGGATTTGGCGCGAGAAAGACGGTGTTGAAGAAACAGTTGTCCTGGAGGCAGGCGTCTCCATCGACATCTCCGTTGGAACAGCCTTTCAATACCGCTGCGATAGCGACCAACCGCTAAAATTCATCTGCATCTCGATGCCGCCCTGGCCGGGGGACGATGAGGCCGACTATGTCGAGGGGCCTTGGAGCCCCAGCGTTTCTTAG
- a CDS encoding isovaleryl-CoA dehydrogenase encodes MIRNDFPSFNFNLGETADMLRDTVRSYSQDRIAPLAEKIDRDDWFPRELWPEMGELGLHGITVEEEWGGSGLGYLEHCIAMEEVSRASASIGLSYGAHSNLCVNQLRRWGNDDQKNRYLGKLISGEHLGALAMSEPGAGSDVVSMKLKAEKKGDKYILNGSKMWITNGPTAETMIIYAKTDPDAGPKGITAFLVEKDFPGFSVAQKLDKLGMRGSETGELVFQNCEVPEENVLGEVGKGVNVLMSGLDYERTVLAAGCIGIMQAAMDIVIPYVHEREQFGKPIGTFQLVQGKVADMYVSMNASKSYVYAVAQACDRGETTREDAAGAILYAAENATKMALDAIQLLGGNGYINEYPTGRLLRDAKLYEIGAGTSEIRRMLIGREIFSKTG; translated from the coding sequence ATGATCCGCAACGATTTTCCGAGCTTCAACTTCAACCTCGGCGAAACCGCCGACATGCTGCGGGACACGGTCCGCTCCTATTCCCAGGACCGGATTGCGCCGCTGGCAGAAAAGATCGACAGGGACGACTGGTTCCCGCGTGAACTTTGGCCGGAAATGGGCGAACTTGGCCTGCATGGCATTACTGTGGAAGAAGAGTGGGGCGGCTCCGGCCTCGGCTATCTGGAACACTGTATTGCCATGGAAGAGGTCAGCCGGGCGTCGGCTTCCATCGGCCTCAGCTACGGCGCGCACTCCAACCTTTGCGTCAACCAGCTGCGCCGCTGGGGCAATGACGACCAGAAAAATCGCTACCTCGGCAAGCTGATTTCCGGTGAACATCTGGGCGCGCTCGCCATGTCCGAGCCGGGCGCAGGATCTGATGTTGTCTCCATGAAGCTGAAGGCCGAGAAAAAGGGCGACAAATACATCCTCAACGGTTCCAAGATGTGGATCACCAACGGCCCGACCGCTGAGACCATGATCATCTACGCCAAGACCGATCCGGACGCTGGCCCAAAGGGCATCACAGCCTTCCTGGTGGAAAAGGATTTTCCAGGGTTTTCCGTTGCCCAGAAACTCGACAAACTTGGCATGCGCGGGTCGGAAACCGGCGAGCTGGTGTTCCAGAACTGTGAGGTTCCGGAAGAAAACGTGCTCGGTGAAGTTGGCAAGGGCGTCAATGTCCTGATGTCCGGTCTCGACTATGAACGCACGGTTCTGGCGGCCGGCTGCATCGGTATAATGCAGGCCGCCATGGACATTGTGATCCCTTATGTCCATGAGCGCGAACAGTTCGGCAAGCCGATCGGCACCTTCCAGCTGGTTCAGGGCAAGGTTGCGGACATGTACGTTTCTATGAACGCATCCAAATCCTATGTCTATGCGGTGGCGCAGGCGTGTGACCGCGGCGAAACCACCCGCGAAGATGCCGCTGGCGCGATCCTCTATGCGGCGGAAAACGCGACCAAAATGGCTCTCGATGCGATCCAGCTGCTCGGTGGAAACGGTTATATCAACGAATATCCGACTGGCCGCTTGCTGCGCGATGCCAAACTTTATGAAATCGGCGCCGGCACCTCCGAAATCCGCCGCATGCTCATCGGCCGAGAGATTTTCTCGAAGACGGGCTAA
- a CDS encoding GH25 family lysozyme → MNFLQAVLRTLFYIAVGGVISIAGAAFFFMNWEPDRDDYTLRGVDVSHHQKDIDWQAVAGDDVSFAYIKASEGGDFKDSAFKRNWEGAKSAGLARGAYHYFSLCKEGAAQARNFLSVLPDDPDMLAPMLDLEFEGNCARRPTVGEMLTEISDFVAAVEPATGKRVIFYAPEEFYKTYLKDRGLNRRLWVRSIWHAPSYAKEWVLWQYHQRGTVSGISGNADLNVLQKGLALKDLQR, encoded by the coding sequence ATGAATTTCTTGCAAGCAGTCTTGCGGACCTTGTTCTACATTGCCGTGGGCGGTGTGATTTCTATTGCGGGAGCAGCTTTCTTTTTCATGAACTGGGAACCGGACCGGGACGATTACACTCTGCGCGGGGTAGATGTCTCCCACCATCAAAAGGACATCGACTGGCAAGCGGTCGCCGGCGACGACGTTTCCTTCGCTTACATCAAGGCGAGTGAGGGAGGGGACTTCAAGGATAGTGCTTTCAAACGCAATTGGGAGGGGGCTAAGTCTGCTGGCCTTGCCAGAGGGGCTTATCATTATTTCAGCCTGTGCAAGGAAGGCGCTGCTCAGGCGCGCAACTTCCTTTCGGTTCTACCTGATGATCCTGACATGCTCGCGCCGATGCTGGATCTGGAGTTTGAAGGCAATTGTGCCCGCCGTCCGACCGTTGGCGAGATGCTTACGGAAATCAGCGATTTTGTAGCCGCCGTGGAGCCGGCAACCGGCAAACGCGTAATCTTTTATGCGCCGGAAGAGTTCTACAAAACTTACCTGAAAGACCGCGGATTGAACCGGCGGCTGTGGGTCCGCTCGATCTGGCATGCACCGTCTTATGCAAAGGAATGGGTGCTGTGGCAGTATCATCAGCGCGGGACGGTCAGCGGAATCTCTGGGAATGCTGATTTGAATGTTTTGCAAAAGGGCCTGGCACTCAAGGATTTGCAAAGATAA